The following are from one region of the Stanieria sp. NIES-3757 genome:
- the psbA gene encoding photosystem q(b) protein gives MTISLQKRQSNNLWEKFCNWITSTENRLYIGWFGVLMIPTLLTATTCFIIAFIAAPPVDIDGIREPVAGSLLYGNNIISAAVVPSSNAIGLHFYPIWEAANLDEWLYNGGPYQLIIFHFLIGIFCYMGRQWELSYRLGMRPWICVAYSAPVAAATAVLLIYSIGQGSFSDGMPLGISGTFNFMFVLQAEHNVLMHPLHMLGVAGVFGGALFAAMHGSLVTSSLVRETTETESQNYGYKFGQEEETYNIVAAHGYFGRLIFQYASFNNSRSLHFFLAAWPVIGIWFAALAVSCFSFNLNGFNFNQSILDSQGHVLHTWADVLNRANLGIETMHERNVHNFPLDLASEDLQPVAFNPPSVHS, from the coding sequence ATGACTATATCTCTTCAAAAACGCCAAAGTAATAACCTTTGGGAGAAGTTTTGTAATTGGATTACCAGCACTGAAAATCGCCTTTATATTGGTTGGTTTGGTGTCCTGATGATTCCTACCCTATTAACTGCAACTACTTGTTTTATCATTGCTTTTATTGCAGCACCACCTGTAGATATTGATGGTATTCGTGAACCTGTTGCTGGTTCATTACTCTACGGTAACAACATCATTTCTGCTGCGGTTGTGCCTTCTTCTAATGCAATTGGGTTGCACTTTTATCCTATTTGGGAAGCTGCCAACTTAGATGAGTGGTTGTATAACGGAGGTCCCTACCAACTGATTATTTTTCACTTCCTGATTGGTATTTTCTGCTATATGGGTCGTCAGTGGGAATTATCTTACCGTTTAGGAATGCGTCCTTGGATTTGTGTTGCTTACAGCGCACCCGTTGCTGCTGCCACTGCCGTACTATTAATTTATTCCATCGGTCAAGGTTCTTTTTCTGATGGTATGCCTTTAGGAATTAGTGGTACATTCAACTTCATGTTTGTTTTGCAAGCAGAACACAACGTCTTAATGCATCCTTTACACATGTTAGGTGTAGCTGGTGTCTTCGGTGGTGCTTTATTTGCTGCCATGCACGGTTCTTTGGTAACTTCTTCCTTAGTTCGCGAAACTACTGAAACAGAATCCCAAAACTACGGTTACAAATTTGGTCAAGAAGAAGAAACTTACAACATCGTAGCTGCTCATGGTTACTTTGGCAGACTAATCTTCCAATATGCTTCCTTTAACAACAGCCGTTCTTTACACTTTTTCCTTGCTGCTTGGCCAGTCATTGGCATTTGGTTCGCTGCCTTAGCTGTATCTTGCTTTTCCTTCAACTTAAATGGTTTCAACTTTAACCAGTCAATTTTAGATTCTCAAGGTCATGTATTACATACTTGGGCTGATGTTTTAAACCGCGCTAATCTCGGTATTGAAACCATGCACGAACGTAATGTTCACAACTTCCCCTTGGATTTAGCTTCTGAGGATCTTCAACCTGTAGCTTTCAATCCTCCTTCCGTTCATAGCTAG
- a CDS encoding Indole-3-glycerol-phosphate synthase, with protein sequence MQIRRINPNPQVNTGEVIYQSNLPDAKPRHILEEIVWYKETEVAKMRDRLPLLELRQQVATVPPPQDFLAALKNGKTDPALIAEVKKASPSKGVIREDFNPVAIAKAYQAGGASCLSVLTDEKFFQGSFDNLSLVRQEVDLPLLCKEFIIYPYQIYFARAKGADAVLLIAAILSDQDLKYFTKIIKALGMTALIEVHTLAELDRVLAIEEVDLIGINNRNLENFTVSLQTTNELLEARREVINSRDILIVSESGLHNSEDLNFVQAAGANAVLIGESLVKQSDPEKAIYNLFDC encoded by the coding sequence ATGCAAATCAGAAGAATTAATCCTAATCCTCAAGTCAATACAGGAGAAGTAATTTATCAATCGAATCTTCCCGATGCCAAACCACGTCATATTTTAGAAGAGATTGTGTGGTATAAAGAAACTGAAGTAGCCAAAATGCGCGATCGCTTGCCTCTATTAGAATTGCGTCAGCAAGTAGCTACTGTACCGCCACCACAGGATTTTTTAGCTGCTTTAAAAAATGGCAAAACTGATCCTGCTTTAATTGCCGAAGTTAAAAAAGCTTCCCCTTCTAAAGGAGTAATTCGAGAAGATTTTAATCCTGTTGCGATCGCAAAAGCTTATCAAGCTGGTGGGGCAAGTTGTCTTTCGGTTTTAACTGATGAAAAGTTTTTTCAAGGTAGTTTTGATAATCTTAGTTTAGTTAGGCAAGAAGTAGATTTACCTTTGCTTTGTAAGGAATTTATTATTTATCCTTATCAGATTTATTTTGCTCGTGCGAAAGGTGCAGATGCGGTTCTTTTAATTGCTGCAATTTTATCGGATCAAGATTTAAAATATTTCACTAAAATCATTAAAGCTTTAGGGATGACTGCCTTGATTGAGGTGCATACTTTGGCAGAATTAGACCGAGTTTTAGCAATTGAAGAGGTAGATTTAATTGGAATTAATAATCGCAATTTAGAAAATTTTACTGTTAGTTTACAAACTACTAATGAGCTTTTAGAAGCGAGAAGAGAAGTGATTAATTCACGAGATATTTTAATAGTTAGTGAATCAGGCTTGCATAATTCAGAAGATTTAAACTTTGTCCAAGCAGCGGGAGCAAATGCAGTTTTAATTGGAGAATCTTTGGTTAAACAAAGCGATCCAGAAAAAGCTATTTATAATCTTTTTGATTGTTAA
- a CDS encoding heat shock protein DnaJ domain protein: MNLSKNGVSQNHYQILEVSDKATQQEIKQAYRRLAKVFHPDSQHQSADHNKIIALNAAYEILSNPQSRRLYDLELDSGQTLNSVINRQERTTRANQQYQRYRQAGKKEELQYNQWITEVYRPINRLISLIINPLETEIDYLAADPFDQELMDNFCEYLENCRHYWQKASHIFSSQPNPAKLAGVAANLYYCITQIGDGIRELEWFTLNYDDHYLHTGQEIFRIAQGLRWQAQEAIKSLI, translated from the coding sequence ATGAATTTATCAAAAAATGGTGTGAGCCAAAATCATTATCAAATTCTTGAAGTGAGCGACAAAGCTACTCAGCAAGAAATTAAACAAGCTTATCGACGTTTAGCCAAAGTATTTCATCCAGATAGTCAACATCAAAGTGCTGACCATAATAAAATTATTGCTCTGAATGCTGCCTATGAAATCCTCAGTAACCCTCAAAGCCGTCGTCTTTACGATCTAGAGCTAGATTCTGGTCAAACTCTTAATTCCGTAATCAACCGTCAAGAAAGAACGACTCGCGCTAATCAACAATATCAACGTTATCGGCAAGCAGGCAAAAAAGAAGAACTGCAATACAACCAATGGATTACAGAAGTATATCGTCCGATCAATCGTCTGATTAGTTTAATTATTAATCCTTTAGAAACTGAAATTGATTATTTAGCTGCCGATCCTTTTGACCAAGAATTAATGGATAATTTCTGTGAATATTTAGAAAATTGTCGTCATTACTGGCAAAAAGCTTCACATATTTTTAGCTCTCAACCAAATCCTGCTAAATTAGCTGGAGTAGCTGCTAATCTTTACTACTGTATTACTCAAATTGGTGATGGCATTCGAGAATTAGAATGGTTTACTCTCAACTACGACGATCATTATCTTCATACTGGACAAGAAATTTTTAGAATTGCTCAAGGATTACGTTGGCAAGCCCAAGAAGCAATTAAATCTTTAATTTAG
- a CDS encoding dihydrolipoamide dehydrogenase encodes MSEFDYDLIIIGAGVGGHGAALHAVKCGLKTAIIEAGDMGGTCVNRGCIPSKALLAASGRVREFKDAHHLKDLGIQVEGVQFDRGTIAAHANDLVSKIQGDLTNSLTRLKVDIIRGWGKVAGKQKVTVATDQGEKTFTARDIMLCPGSIPFVPPGIEVDGKTVFTSDQAVKLESLPNWIAIIGSGYIGLEFSDVYTALGCEVTMIEALDNLMPGFDPEIAKIAQRVLINPRDIETYTGVFATKVTPGTPVAIELTDAKTKEVREVLEVDACLVATGRIPATKNLGLQSLAVELDRRGFIPVNDKMQVLRDGEPIPHLWAVGDATGKMMLAHAASGQGVVAVENICGRTKEIDYRCIPAAAFTHPEISYVGLTETQAKELGEQEGFTVATAKTYYKGNSKALAEGETEGMAKIIYRKDTGELLGVHIIGIHASDLIQEAANAIAKRESVQNLAFNVHTHPTLSEILDEAYKRAHVVGV; translated from the coding sequence ATGAGCGAATTTGATTACGATTTAATTATTATTGGTGCTGGTGTCGGCGGACATGGTGCAGCTTTACACGCAGTCAAATGTGGCTTGAAAACAGCGATTATTGAAGCTGGAGATATGGGCGGTACTTGTGTTAACCGCGGTTGTATCCCTTCTAAAGCTTTACTGGCTGCTTCTGGGAGAGTTAGAGAATTTAAAGATGCCCATCATCTCAAAGATTTGGGTATTCAGGTGGAAGGAGTACAGTTTGACAGAGGAACAATTGCAGCCCATGCCAATGATTTAGTTAGTAAAATTCAAGGGGATTTAACCAATAGTCTGACTCGTCTTAAAGTTGATATTATTCGCGGTTGGGGTAAAGTTGCAGGGAAACAAAAGGTGACTGTAGCGACGGATCAAGGGGAGAAAACTTTTACTGCTAGAGATATTATGCTTTGCCCTGGTTCGATTCCTTTTGTGCCGCCAGGAATTGAAGTAGATGGTAAAACTGTTTTTACTAGCGATCAAGCGGTTAAATTAGAATCTTTACCGAATTGGATTGCTATTATTGGTAGTGGTTACATCGGTTTGGAGTTTTCTGATGTTTATACTGCTTTAGGCTGCGAAGTAACGATGATTGAGGCGTTAGATAATTTAATGCCTGGGTTTGACCCCGAAATTGCTAAAATTGCTCAACGAGTTTTAATCAATCCTCGTGATATCGAAACCTATACGGGAGTATTCGCGACTAAGGTTACTCCAGGCACACCAGTAGCCATCGAATTAACTGATGCTAAAACCAAAGAAGTTAGAGAAGTTTTGGAAGTAGATGCTTGTTTGGTAGCTACAGGAAGAATTCCTGCCACCAAAAATTTAGGCTTACAATCTCTAGCAGTAGAACTTGATCGACGTGGTTTTATTCCTGTTAATGATAAGATGCAAGTCCTTAGAGATGGTGAACCTATCCCTCATCTTTGGGCTGTAGGCGACGCGACTGGTAAAATGATGTTGGCTCATGCTGCTTCTGGACAAGGTGTGGTGGCAGTTGAGAATATCTGTGGTAGAACCAAGGAAATTGATTATCGTTGTATTCCCGCAGCAGCTTTTACCCATCCCGAAATTAGTTATGTTGGTTTAACTGAAACTCAAGCTAAGGAATTGGGTGAACAAGAAGGATTTACCGTTGCTACTGCTAAAACTTACTATAAGGGTAATTCCAAAGCTTTAGCCGAAGGGGAAACCGAAGGAATGGCAAAAATAATTTATCGTAAGGATACTGGTGAATTATTGGGAGTACATATTATTGGGATTCATGCTTCCGATTTGATTCAAGAAGCTGCTAATGCGATCGCAAAACGAGAATCAGTGCAGAATCTTGCTTTTAATGTTCATACTCATCCTACTCTTTCGGAAATTTTAGATGAGGCATACAAACGCGCCCACGTAGTTGGGGTGTAG
- a CDS encoding hydrogenase nickel insertion protein HypA, translating to MPDAIRFCFDVCCQGTVVEGANLEIIETPGLASCCNCGAKIPLSEPFGICDRCGSVELKIIQGEELKIKSMEIEDLCA from the coding sequence ATGCCCGATGCGATTCGTTTTTGCTTCGATGTTTGTTGTCAAGGAACTGTTGTAGAAGGGGCAAATTTAGAAATAATTGAAACTCCTGGTTTAGCTAGCTGTTGTAATTGCGGTGCCAAAATCCCTCTATCAGAACCTTTTGGTATTTGCGATCGCTGTGGGAGTGTCGAACTAAAAATTATTCAAGGTGAAGAATTAAAAATTAAATCGATGGAGATTGAAGACTTATGTGCGTAA
- a CDS encoding pentapeptide repeat protein — MKITVKELKQRYESGQKNFEEISLIGGYLQGVDLRYINLKNSDLSNSDLSDAILYGANLEGANLNRTKLNGTKLPGAFLANATIVCGNLSDADLRDTDLENVSLDAATLKKTILEGADLSGAYLVGVELQKASLSGAYFNNNTCFPENFDPLNQKMLLEPKISLDDLLQKFNYLSQYGGRYLGPMMTVKNWQSSRPEFDWLNQLTVNSSGQITCSNLSEKFINNSQRHFAQKWMVNFINLCSMIIREFPFMIDHEKIIFK, encoded by the coding sequence ATGAAAATAACAGTCAAAGAATTAAAACAAAGATATGAATCAGGACAAAAAAACTTTGAAGAAATTTCTTTAATAGGAGGCTATTTACAAGGGGTAGATCTACGATATATTAATCTTAAAAATTCCGATTTAAGTAATTCAGATTTAAGTGATGCTATTCTCTATGGAGCTAATTTAGAAGGTGCTAATCTAAATCGTACAAAACTCAACGGAACTAAATTACCAGGAGCATTTTTAGCTAATGCGACCATCGTTTGCGGTAATTTAAGTGATGCTGACTTGCGTGATACTGATTTAGAAAATGTTAGTTTAGACGCTGCCACACTGAAAAAAACTATTTTAGAAGGTGCTGATTTAAGTGGTGCTTATTTAGTAGGTGTGGAACTACAAAAAGCAAGCTTAAGTGGAGCATATTTTAATAATAATACTTGTTTTCCAGAGAATTTTGATCCTCTCAATCAAAAAATGTTATTGGAACCCAAAATTTCATTGGACGATTTACTGCAAAAATTTAATTATCTTTCTCAGTATGGAGGTCGTTATTTAGGACCAATGATGACAGTAAAAAATTGGCAGTCTTCTCGTCCAGAATTTGATTGGTTAAACCAGTTAACAGTTAATTCCTCTGGTCAAATTACCTGTTCTAATCTGTCGGAAAAATTTATTAATAATTCACAACGACATTTTGCTCAAAAATGGATGGTTAATTTTATTAATCTTTGTTCTATGATTATTCGCGAGTTTCCTTTTATGATTGACCACGAAAAAATTATTTTTAAATAA
- a CDS encoding hydrogenase accessory protein HypB encodes MCVTCGCSDGSQVTVTSLENGKTSHSHTHTLPDGTIITHTHEHDHSHHDNGLENGKTSHTHSPTHEHAHSHHKTSEIHARMHGTTITLEKEILSKNDRIAEQNRHWFQERGILALNLVSSPGAGKTTLLTRTINDLKSQLPISVIEGDQETVNDAKKIRQTGCQVVQINTGTGCHLEAAMVQRGYLELNPPSNSILAIENVGNLVCPALFDLGEKAKVAILSVTEGEDKPIKYPHMFRASQVMILTKIDLLPYLQFDVNRCLEYARQVNPQIQIFQVSATTGAGLNEWYEWLQTKLKSVASKYETESNTVSSSKLLGA; translated from the coding sequence ATGTGCGTAACTTGTGGTTGTTCGGATGGTAGTCAAGTCACTGTTACTAGTTTAGAAAATGGGAAAACTAGCCATTCTCACACTCATACTTTACCTGACGGCACAATCATTACTCATACTCACGAACACGACCATTCTCACCACGACAACGGTTTAGAAAATGGCAAAACCAGTCATACTCACAGTCCTACTCATGAACACGCTCATTCTCATCACAAAACCTCCGAAATTCATGCGCGGATGCACGGGACAACTATTACCTTAGAAAAAGAAATTCTGAGCAAAAATGATCGTATTGCCGAGCAAAACCGCCATTGGTTCCAAGAAAGAGGTATTTTAGCTTTAAATCTAGTCAGTTCTCCTGGTGCTGGCAAAACAACCCTCTTAACCCGTACAATTAACGACCTAAAATCTCAACTACCCATCAGTGTAATCGAAGGCGACCAAGAAACAGTTAACGACGCAAAGAAAATTCGTCAAACAGGTTGTCAAGTCGTGCAAATTAATACGGGAACGGGCTGTCATTTAGAAGCAGCAATGGTACAACGAGGATATTTAGAACTCAATCCTCCCTCTAATTCTATTCTGGCGATCGAAAATGTCGGTAATTTAGTTTGTCCTGCTTTATTTGACTTAGGAGAAAAAGCCAAAGTAGCCATTCTTTCTGTTACCGAAGGGGAAGATAAACCGATCAAATATCCCCATATGTTCCGTGCTAGTCAAGTGATGATCCTGACTAAAATCGATCTGCTTCCTTACCTTCAATTTGATGTTAATCGCTGTCTAGAATACGCTCGACAAGTCAATCCGCAAATTCAAATCTTTCAAGTTTCTGCCACAACTGGTGCTGGTTTAAACGAATGGTATGAATGGTTGCAAACTAAGTTAAAAAGCGTTGCCAGCAAGTATGAAACCGAAAGTAATACGGTTAGTAGCTCAAAGCTTTTAGGTGCATGA
- a CDS encoding hydrolase, NUDIX family → MHSQNDWQILERFVEIRSPWVTLIGEKLQDERQRILNYWRVEKVDSVVIVTIQNGQFLLPNASYRPGLGQVTLDFPGGRVLPQQTPVAAVSDILRRELGITELGIIRLNPLNQTGWAINSSFSNQKLYGFVAEIASTFIVESDKLEAGYPINKTGINDLLEVLTCLQCRALLLEWQRQYFEQ, encoded by the coding sequence GTGCATTCTCAAAATGACTGGCAAATTTTAGAACGTTTTGTTGAAATCCGTTCTCCTTGGGTAACTCTGATTGGCGAAAAATTGCAAGATGAACGGCAAAGAATCCTCAATTATTGGCGAGTGGAAAAAGTTGATTCAGTTGTAATTGTGACGATTCAAAATGGTCAGTTTCTGTTACCGAACGCTTCTTATCGTCCTGGTTTAGGACAAGTTACGCTTGATTTTCCTGGTGGTAGAGTGTTACCTCAACAAACTCCAGTTGCTGCTGTATCTGATATTCTTCGTCGGGAGTTAGGCATAACAGAATTGGGAATTATTCGCCTTAATCCTCTTAATCAGACTGGTTGGGCAATTAATAGCTCTTTTTCTAATCAAAAACTTTATGGTTTTGTGGCAGAAATTGCTTCTACTTTTATAGTTGAATCGGACAAGTTAGAAGCTGGCTATCCTATTAATAAGACAGGTATCAACGATTTACTTGAGGTCTTAACCTGTCTTCAGTGTCGTGCTTTATTATTAGAGTGGCAACGTCAATACTTTGAGCAATAA
- a CDS encoding flavin reductase domain protein FMN-binding protein translates to MLDEQAKKTMLRKIPHGLYICGVKEGEEMNGFTVSWLMQSSFNPPLVVNCVKKGTTSHEMIKNTGVFALSFLEEGQQDLAANFFKPKTRVGNKFEDVEFYEGAETGCPIIKDSLGYIECQVVDTVEQGDHTVYVAEVISSGIHREGKQLLLESTGWQYGG, encoded by the coding sequence ATGTTAGACGAACAAGCGAAAAAAACGATGTTACGTAAAATTCCCCACGGTCTTTATATTTGTGGTGTCAAAGAAGGGGAAGAAATGAATGGTTTTACGGTCAGTTGGTTAATGCAATCATCTTTTAATCCACCTTTAGTTGTCAATTGTGTTAAGAAAGGTACTACTTCCCACGAAATGATTAAAAACACAGGAGTATTTGCTCTTAGTTTCTTAGAAGAAGGACAACAAGATTTGGCAGCTAATTTTTTTAAACCGAAAACTAGAGTTGGTAACAAATTTGAAGATGTAGAATTTTATGAAGGTGCAGAAACTGGCTGTCCTATTATTAAAGATTCTCTTGGTTACATCGAATGCCAAGTGGTGGATACAGTTGAACAAGGAGATCATACCGTTTATGTTGCAGAAGTAATTAGTTCTGGTATTCATCGTGAAGGTAAACAACTTCTGCTAGAAAGTACTGGTTGGCAGTACGGTGGTTAG
- a CDS encoding hypothetical protein (conserved hypothetical protein), with the protein MSSYNNQSSNQNPNFVKNFPDHQIKSLNLDINRIFELISLILPLECCLYYQVLPLQLQNQHLTLGMVNLQDESALKFIGLIINSLGYTLKTKQLDYEEHQSILAAYLKANPENQTKSKARKLDRNSKLTVMTSFSEQSHLINSDSKLTVADTSEQTANVINSDYKPTMTENSSENRLAHANCNLHERATLIVDKPEDNSLQSNTKSQKPANKLEIEPQDLSKSVDFLASLTPQQLWQELLARILNGGIGRLYLERYPEYGKIIWGQDGVVQFSLNEVSIQVFQAIINQIKALAKLPPIPVDKHKKVAIEKYYQQERLLLRLEVFPGQCGEELTLQVLRGQALQYYEQKQIRKMTEQALNLAEQLEKTLKRITACATASEIEDWQSIIKMQQLMMQKIKLLK; encoded by the coding sequence ATGTCCTCTTACAATAATCAATCTTCCAATCAAAATCCCAATTTTGTCAAAAATTTTCCCGATCATCAAATCAAATCTTTAAATTTAGATATAAATAGGATTTTTGAGTTAATTAGCCTCATCTTACCTTTAGAATGTTGCCTTTACTATCAAGTGTTACCTCTTCAGCTTCAAAATCAACATCTAACTTTAGGAATGGTTAATCTTCAAGATGAATCTGCACTCAAATTTATTGGTTTAATTATTAATTCTTTAGGTTATACCTTAAAAACAAAACAACTCGATTATGAAGAACATCAATCAATTTTAGCAGCTTATCTGAAAGCTAACCCCGAAAATCAAACAAAATCAAAAGCTAGAAAATTAGACCGAAATTCTAAGCTAACTGTAATGACTTCTTTTTCTGAACAAAGCCATTTAATTAATTCTGATTCTAAGCTTACTGTAGCTGATACTTCTGAACAAACAGCTAATGTTATTAATTCTGACTATAAACCAACTATGACGGAAAATTCATCCGAAAATAGACTCGCTCATGCTAATTGTAATCTTCATGAAAGAGCAACTTTAATTGTAGATAAACCAGAAGATAATAGTCTTCAATCAAACACAAAATCTCAAAAACCAGCAAATAAGCTAGAAATAGAACCTCAGGATTTATCAAAATCAGTAGATTTTTTAGCTAGTTTGACTCCGCAGCAGCTTTGGCAGGAGTTATTAGCTAGAATTTTAAACGGAGGAATTGGTAGACTTTACTTAGAAAGATATCCTGAATATGGCAAGATTATTTGGGGTCAAGATGGAGTAGTTCAATTTTCATTAAATGAAGTATCTATCCAAGTTTTTCAAGCTATTATTAATCAAATTAAAGCTTTAGCTAAACTTCCTCCTATACCTGTAGATAAACACAAAAAAGTAGCAATAGAAAAATATTATCAACAAGAACGTTTATTATTACGCCTAGAAGTTTTTCCTGGACAATGTGGAGAAGAATTAACTTTACAAGTTTTACGTGGTCAAGCTCTTCAATATTATGAACAAAAACAAATCAGAAAGATGACCGAACAAGCTTTAAACTTAGCAGAACAACTAGAAAAAACTTTAAAGAGAATTACTGCTTGTGCCACTGCTAGCGAGATTGAAGATTGGCAAAGTATTATAAAAATGCAACAATTGATGATGCAAAAAATTAAATTATTAAAATAA
- a CDS encoding ArsR family transcriptional regulator has translation MPINPTRENTAKPPEFLAPVADYFKVLSEVSRLQILSCLRSGSMNVSEIGEATGLGQANLSKHLKMLTEAEILSRQPQGVSVYYEIKDPMIFELCELVCDRLYERMQEQAERFKQLNAFSTSSK, from the coding sequence ATGCCTATTAATCCTACTCGCGAAAATACCGCAAAGCCTCCAGAATTTCTTGCTCCCGTCGCTGATTATTTTAAAGTGCTTTCAGAAGTTAGTAGGTTACAAATATTAAGTTGCTTGCGATCGGGGTCGATGAATGTTAGTGAAATCGGTGAAGCAACTGGTTTAGGACAGGCAAATTTATCAAAACATTTAAAAATGTTGACCGAAGCAGAAATCTTGTCTCGCCAACCTCAAGGAGTCAGTGTCTACTATGAAATTAAAGACCCCATGATTTTTGAGCTATGCGAGTTAGTTTGCGATCGCCTTTACGAACGGATGCAGGAACAAGCAGAGAGATTTAAACAATTAAATGCCTTTAGCACTTCTTCTAAGTAA
- a CDS encoding macrophage migration inhibitory factor family protein has protein sequence MPLIKVKSSVSAPDRSIIESLLKNLSAKLAKHLGKPESYVMTAFESDIPMTFAGTFEPVCYVEIKSIGKMTSAQTKAMSEDFCQQIKNTLGVSANRIYIEFADAQGYLWGWNNSTFG, from the coding sequence ATGCCGTTGATTAAAGTTAAATCCTCTGTATCTGCACCAGATCGAAGCATTATCGAAAGTTTACTTAAAAATTTATCGGCTAAGTTAGCTAAACATTTGGGTAAACCAGAGTCTTATGTAATGACAGCTTTTGAATCAGATATTCCCATGACTTTTGCTGGTACTTTTGAACCTGTCTGCTACGTAGAAATTAAAAGTATTGGTAAAATGACTTCTGCACAAACTAAGGCAATGAGCGAAGATTTCTGTCAGCAAATTAAAAATACTTTGGGTGTATCTGCTAATCGTATTTATATTGAATTTGCCGATGCACAAGGATATCTTTGGGGTTGGAATAATTCTACTTTTGGTTAA
- a CDS encoding dephospho-CoA kinase gives MNNHRRIIGLTGGIGTGKTTVSNYLASQYQLPVLDADIFAREAVQPGSPIVTVRDGEETSPCQTTVLREIFERYGARVKLPNQELDRQALGEIIFNNAEEKRWLESKIHPYVRSRFSEELAQLDADIVVFAIPLLFEANLTHLVTEIWVVSCDRAQQIERLQQRNGLTTSQAINRIDSQIPLAEKIAKADVVLDNNSTLENLFAQVDEALKRKYKE, from the coding sequence ATGAACAACCACAGAAGAATTATTGGTTTAACAGGTGGAATTGGAACGGGAAAAACAACAGTCTCCAATTATTTAGCTAGTCAATATCAACTACCCGTGTTAGATGCAGATATCTTTGCTAGAGAGGCTGTGCAACCAGGTTCGCCTATTGTGACGGTGAGGGACGGCGAGGAAACCTCGCCATGTCAAACCACCGTGTTGAGAGAAATTTTTGAGCGGTATGGCGCTCGCGTTAAATTACCGAATCAGGAACTCGATCGTCAGGCTTTAGGAGAAATTATTTTTAACAATGCTGAAGAAAAACGCTGGTTAGAAAGCAAAATTCATCCTTATGTTCGTTCTCGTTTTAGTGAGGAATTAGCTCAATTAGATGCAGATATAGTTGTTTTTGCGATTCCTTTATTATTTGAGGCAAATTTAACTCATTTAGTGACAGAGATTTGGGTAGTTAGTTGCGATCGCGCTCAACAAATTGAAAGATTACAACAACGTAATGGTCTGACAACGTCCCAAGCAATTAATCGAATTGACAGTCAAATTCCTTTAGCTGAAAAAATTGCTAAAGCTGATGTGGTTTTAGATAATAACTCTACTTTAGAAAATCTTTTTGCTCAAGTTGATGAGGCATTAAAAAGAAAATATAAGGAATAA